One region of Malania oleifera isolate guangnan ecotype guangnan chromosome 6, ASM2987363v1, whole genome shotgun sequence genomic DNA includes:
- the LOC131158126 gene encoding cytochrome P450 734A1-like has translation MEILQQHFYCRTTLHLLVSFLLLLFALKALVHLWWRPRRIEKHFAKQGIKGPPYHFFVGNMKELVGLMLKASSQPMPLFSHNILPRALSFYHHWKKIYGANFLIWFGPTPRLTVADPVLIREIFTSEYYEKYEAHPLVRKLEGDGLINLKGEKWAYHRKIISPTFHMENLNLMIPVMARSVNEMLGKWSAMADSGKPEIDVSDSFQTLTEEVVTRTAFGSSYEDGRAIFRLQAQQMVFATESFQKVFIPGYRYLPTKKNRRSWKLDKEIRKSLVELIDRRREISSGKGESDVAEAWPKDLLELMIRANLRETENKGTEAEKASSMISVNDIVEECKGFFFAGKHTTSNLLTWATILLAMHPHWQHLARDEVLRVCGTRDLPTKDDVAKLRTLGMILNESLRLYPPAVATIRRPKVDVQLGGCKIPQGTELLIPILAIHHDTTLWGQDANEFNPTRFAQGVGRAAKHPTAFLPFGLGARRCIGQNLAILQAKLAMAMILRRFSFDLAPSYQHAPTVLMLLQPQYGAPIILRKLSDPTRPQDQGS, from the exons ATGGAAATATTGCAGCAGCACTTTTACTGCAGGACGACTCTGCACCTTCTTGTCTCCTTTCTGCTTCTGTTGTTTGCGCTGAAAGCTCTGGTTCATCTATGGTGGAGACCCAGAAGAATTGAGAAGCACTTCGCGAAGCAGGGAATCAAGGGACCGCCCTACCATTTCTTTGTAGGGAACATGAAGGAGCTTGTGGGGTTGATGCTGAAGGCCTCCTCTCAGCCCATGCCTCTCTTCTCCCACAACATTCTCCCCAGAGCTCTCTCCTTCTACCACCACTGGAAGAAAATCTATG GTGCTAACTTTCTTATATGGTTTGGACCGACTCCTCGGCTGACGGTGGCAGATCCAGTCCTGATTCGAGAAATCTTCACTTCTGAGTATTATGAAAAGTATGAAGCGCACCCACTGGTGAGGAAGCTTGAAGGTGACGGCTTGATAAATCTCAAAGGGGAAAAATGGGCTTATCACAGAAAGATCATCTCTCCAACATTTCACATGGAAAACCTCAAT TTAATGATACCGGTGATGGCCAGAAGCGTGAACGAAATGCTGGGGAAGTGGTCGGCAATGGCGGATTCCGGCAAGCCGGAAATCGATGTTTCCGACTCTTTCCAGACTTTGACCGAAGAAGTGGTCACGCGAACTGCTTTCGGAAGCAGCTACGAAGACGGGAGGGCGATTTTCAGATTACAAGCACAGCAAATGGTTTTCGCCACCGAGTCCTTCCAAAAAGTCTTCATCCCTGGTTACAG ATATTTGCCAACAAAGAAGAACCGGAGGTCTTGGAAATTGGACAAAGAAATACGGAAGTCATTGGTGGAGCTGATAGACAGGAGGAGGGAGATCAGTTCAGGGAAAGGGGAGAGTGACGTGGCGGAAGCGTGGCCGAAGGATTTGTTGGAGCTGATGATAAGAGCAAATCTGAGAGAGACGGAGAATAAGGGAACGGAGGCGGAGAAGGCATCGTCCATGATTTCCGTCAACGACATTGTGGAGGAGTGCAAGGGATTTTTCTTCGCCGGCAAACATACGACGTCGAATTTGCTGACGTGGGCGACCATTCTCCTCGCGATGCATCCTCACTGGCAGCATTTGGCACGTGACGAAGTCCTGCGAGTGTGTGGGACACGTGATCTCCCAACTAAAGATGATGTGGCCAAGCTCCGAACG CTGGGTATGATCCTGAATGAGTCACTTCGATTATACCCTCCTGCCGTCGCAACAATCAGACGGCCCAAAGTCGATGTGCAACTGGGAGGATGCAAGATCCCTCAAGGGACCGAGCTGCTCATACCAATCCTGGCCATACATCACGACACAACACTTTGGGGCCaagatgcaaatgagttcaaccCGACCCGATTTGCCCAAGGCGTGGGTCGAGCTGCAAAGCATCCAACCGCATTCTTGCCATTCGGGCTTGGGGCCCGTAGATGCATCGGGCAGAACCTCGCGATTTTGCAGGCAAAGTTAGCAATGGCCATGATTTTGCGGCGCTTCTCCTTCGATCTCGCACCAAGCTATCAACACGCACCAACAGTCCTAATGCTCCTTCAGCCACAATACGGCGCACCCATCATCCTTCGCAAACTC